The following proteins are co-located in the Haliotis asinina isolate JCU_RB_2024 chromosome 13, JCU_Hal_asi_v2, whole genome shotgun sequence genome:
- the LOC137260240 gene encoding deleted in malignant brain tumors 1 protein-like, with the protein MLNPTQLMCLVLVFLFVFDYYTTLAKAESTPILLTEADPRVQVFRNGQWAYICGNGWNSKDAKVICRMKGYWHGTGTARIISLSGSEKFWLDDVDCIGNETDISDCSFQGWGIPSCPAGGVAGVNCEVSAQPNVRLTDGFGPWEGRVEIYENDMWQPVCSTGWDDKDAQVICRELGVRSSGGFAHTDGKYGQSTNPPIITSSDCDGSERDISLCPAKLTTPSQTSCVQAGVECYNCGYQYSGEAGTLQSDNYPLSYPRNVHCLYIIRPTNTGQLYKLEFSDFKTEACCDIVHVATLNSSSSIPVGGSTYSGTSKPPILLGKAFAVSFDTDGSNNMAGFQAKWSPALVQDVVNMSCDAGTFNIQIDLTFLKRLYPASSERTIALADSSCTGIVSNDILIINTNADSCGTVIKTEADRHVYTNFLVDRIFATESNNIVRGQRWKIPITCSVPRSESFSIHYQPYPDVGRRRASDVEDLKRNVKATSITDIINILCDSGSFNIQINRQALQQLYPASSGKTIGLSDPSCTGTMVNDNIVITSKANSCGTKVTTESGKHVYTNFLVDRIFATESNSIVRGERWKVPIKCSVPRFESVSINYQTDRRRSKLAVDRMRRVVEGHIRVQQDFPVSIYVYGDEAMTMRQYTAPQKRLGEDLYFRVQMDPADSDLKLVVGSCYALPTADETVGAKYFLTEGGCAVDSGTHILRTTNHHTDFQMKVFKFSGNYNTVYITCDVRVCPDTDTSTACQQTCPSPVRRSSDRNTRKNRVRFGPVIIEDQFVN; encoded by the exons ATGTTGAATCCAACACAGCTCATGTGCCTCGTGCTGGTATTCCTGTTCGTG TTTGATTACTACACAACATTAGCGAAAG CCGAATCCACCCCTATCCTTCTGACCGAAGCTGACCCCCGGGTCCAGGTGTTCAGGAACGGACAGTGGGCATACATCTGCGGCAATGGCTGGAACTCCAAAGACGCTAAGGTCATCTGTAGGATGAAGGGATACTG GCATGGTACTGGCACTGCTAGGATAATCTCGTTGAGCGGTTCGGAGAAGTTCTGGCTCGACGACGTGGACTGCATCGGCAATGAGACCGACATCAGCGACTGTAGCTTCCAAGGCTGGGGAATACCGTCATGTCCTGCTGGTGGAGTAGCGGGAGTCAACTGTGAGGTGTCAG CCCAGCCCAATGTCCGGCTGACCGATGGGTTCGGACCCTGGGAAGGTAGAGTGGAGATCTATGAAAACGACATGTGGCAGCCTGTGTGTTCAACTGGGTGGGACGACAAAGACGCCCAAGTCATCTGTAGAGAACTCGGAGTTAG GTCATCCGGTGGTTTTGCCCACACCGACGGGAAGTACGGTCAGAGTACCAACCCGCCTATAATTACGTCCTCCGACTGTGATGGAAGCGAGAGGGATATTTCCTTGTGTCCAGCCAAACTCACCACGCCCTCACAGACATCTTGTGTCCAGGCCGGAGTCGAATGTTATA ATTGTGGATACCAATATTCAGGGGAGGCCGGCACTCTACAGTCGGACAACTACCCCCTGTCATACCCTCGGAACGTCCACTGCCTCTATATCATCCGTCCCACCAACACAGGGCAGCTGTACAAGTTGGAGTTCTCTGACTTCAAGACGGAGGCCTGCTGTGACATTGTACAT GTCGCCACACTCAACAGCTCCTCCAGCATCCCCGTCGGTGGCTCCACCTACAGCGGCACCAGCAAACCCCCCATCCTCCTCGGCAAGGCCTTTGCCGTCAGCTTCGACACCGATGGCTCCAACAACATGGCCGGCTTCCAAGCCAAGTGGAGTC CGGCGTTGGTGCAGGATGTCGTCAACATGTCGTGTGACGCGGGGACTTTCAACATCCAGATTGACCTCACCTTCCTGAAGCGACTCTACCCAGCTTCTTCAGAGAGAACCATCGCTCTGGCTGATTCCTCCTGTACCGGCATCGTCAGCAACGACATCTTAATCATCAACACGAACGCCGATTCTTGCGGGACAGTAATCAAG ACAGAGGCAGACAGGCACGTCTACACTAACTTCCTCGTAGACAGAATATTTGCAACCGAGTCTAACAACATTGTTCGAGGTCAGAGGTGGAAGATACCAATCACGTGTTCCGTGCCTCGTTCTGAATCATTCTCCATCCATTATCAACCGTACCCGGATGTAGGCCGACGGAGAGCATCAGATGTGGAGGACTTAAAGCGAAATGTCAAAG CTACTTCGATAACTGACATCATCAACATATTGTGCGACAGTGGATCATTTAACATCCAAATTAATCGCCAAGCGCTTCAACAGCTGTACCCAGCATCCTCTGGGAAAACCATCGGACTTTCTGATCCTTCCTGTACTGGCACGATGGTCAACGACAACATCGTCATCACATCTAAAGCCAATTCCTGTGGGACAAAGGTCACG ACTGAATCTGGGAAGCATGTCTACACCAACTTCCTCGTGGACAGAATCTTTGCAACAGAGTCAAACAGCATAGTCAGGGGTGAGAGATGGAAGGTTCCCATCAAGTGCTCGGTGCCTCGTTTTGAATCAGTCTCCATCAACTATCAGACCGACAGACGACGGAGTAAACTTGCAGTCGATCGAATGAGGAGGGTTGTCGAAGGTCACATCCGGGTCCAGCAGGACTTTCCAGTAAGCATATATGTCTACGGGGATGAGGCAATGACGATGAGGCAGTACACAGCTCCACAGAAGAGACTAGGGGAAGACCTCTATTTCAG GGTACAGATGGATCCCGCTGACTCGGACCTGAAGCTGGTAGTGGGGTCGTGTTATGCTCTGCCAACAGCTGATGAGACTGTCGGGGCGAAGTACTTCCTCACAGAAGGAGG GTGCGCAGTTGACAGTGGTACTCACATCCTCAGGACAACCAATCACCACACAGATTTTCAGATGAAGGTTTTCAAATTCTCTGGGAACTACAACACGGTGTATATAACATGTGACGTCAGAGTCTGTCCAGACACAGATACCTCCACCGCCTGCCAGCAGACCTGCCCATCACCGGTGAGAAGAAGCAGTGATAGAAATACAAGGAAGAACAGAGTTAGATTTGGTCCTGTCATAATAGAGGACCAGTTTGTCAACTGA
- the LOC137259207 gene encoding perlucin-like — MQTAVVFISLFGLGLCGSLVRQCRPDWELGNGEKSCYKVVKLRTSWAQAYMWCTVLRSHLADITSQFEQDSVADILKTKYSDYYEQFWIDLSDMSTEGDWRLMTFNQNTTFTPWIQGQPNNYDHAENCAHINAKPARGFMWNDHNCQAQLNFICEAYPEEVYVD, encoded by the exons ATGCAGACAGCAGTggttttcatttctctgttcGGGCTTGGTTTGTGCGGATCCCTCG TCCGCCAGTGTCGCCCGGACTGGGAGTTGGGTAATGGCGAGAAGTCCTGCTACAAAGTCGTGAAACTGCGGACATCTTGGGCCCAAGCCTAT ATGTGGTGCACAGTGTTGAGGTCACACCTGGCCGACATCACCAGCCAATTTGAACAAGATTCAGTCGCCGATATCCTCAAGACAAAGTACAGTG ATTACTACGAGCAGTTCTGGATTGACCTCAGCGACATGTCAACTGAGGGTGACTGGCGTCTGATGACCTTCAACCAAAACACGACCTTCACCCCCTGGATCCAAGGTCAGCCCAACAACTATGACCACGCTGAGAACTGTGCCCACATCAACGCCAAACCCGCCCGTGGCTTCATGTGGAACGATCACAACTGTCAGGCCCAGCTCAACTTCATCTGCGAGGCTTA CCCTGAGGAGGTGTACGTGGATTAG